Proteins from a single region of Diaphorobacter limosus:
- the phbB gene encoding acetoacetyl-CoA reductase → MSQKVAYVTGGMGGIGTAICQRLHKEGLKVIAGCGPTRDYAKWLAEQKALGYTFYASAGNVGDWDSTVEAFAKAKAEHGSIDVLVNNAGITRDRMFVKMTREDWDAVIETNLNSMFNVTKQVVADMVEKGWGRIVNISSVNGEKGQAGQTNYSAAKAGMHGFSMALAQELASKGVTVNTVAPGYIGTDMVKAIRPDVLEKIVGTVPVKRLGEPSEIASIVAWLASDEGGYATGAEFSVNGGLHMR, encoded by the coding sequence ATGAGTCAGAAAGTCGCATACGTCACCGGAGGCATGGGTGGAATCGGCACGGCCATTTGCCAACGCCTGCACAAGGAAGGCTTGAAGGTCATCGCTGGCTGCGGCCCCACGCGCGACTACGCCAAGTGGCTGGCCGAGCAGAAGGCCCTGGGCTACACCTTCTACGCCTCTGCAGGCAATGTGGGTGACTGGGATTCCACGGTGGAGGCCTTCGCCAAGGCCAAGGCCGAGCATGGCAGCATCGATGTGCTGGTGAACAACGCCGGCATCACGCGCGACCGCATGTTCGTGAAGATGACGCGCGAGGACTGGGACGCCGTCATCGAAACCAACCTCAACAGCATGTTCAACGTGACCAAGCAGGTTGTTGCCGACATGGTGGAAAAGGGCTGGGGGCGCATCGTCAACATCAGCTCGGTCAATGGGGAAAAGGGCCAGGCCGGCCAGACCAACTACTCGGCCGCCAAGGCCGGCATGCACGGCTTCTCCATGGCGCTGGCGCAGGAACTGGCCTCCAAGGGCGTAACGGTGAATACCGTGGCGCCGGGCTATATCGGTACCGACATGGTCAAGGCGATTCGCCCCGATGTGCTGGAGAAGATTGTCGGCACCGTCCCCGTCAAGCGCCTGGGCGAGCCCAGCGAAATTGCCTCCATCGTCGCCTGGCTGGCCTCTGACGAGGGTGGCTACGCCACTGGCGCAGAGTTCTCCGTCAACGGTGGCCTACACATGCGCTGA
- a CDS encoding acetyl-CoA C-acetyltransferase, with the protein MEDIVIVSAVRTPVGKFGGTLAKTAATDLGAIVIKEALARAKVGLDQVGEVIMGQVLAAGCGQNPARQALMKAGVAKETPALTINAVCGSGLKAVMLAAQAVATGDSEIVVAGGQENMSLSPHVLNGSRDGQRMGDWKMVDTMIVDGLWDVYNQYHMGITAENVAKAYGITREMQDALALASQQKAAAAQDAGRFADEIVGVSLAQKKGDPILFNADEYLNRKTNAEALAGLRPAFDKAGSVTAGNASGINDGAAAVVVMSAKKAAALGLKPLARIAAYGTSGLDPATMGMGPVPASRKALARAGWNAADVDLFELNEAFAAQACAVNKELAIDPARVNVNGGAIAIGHPIGASGCRVLVTLLHEMQRRDARKGLAALCIGGGMGVSLALER; encoded by the coding sequence ATGGAAGACATCGTCATCGTTTCCGCCGTACGCACCCCCGTGGGCAAGTTTGGCGGCACACTCGCCAAGACCGCGGCCACGGATCTTGGCGCCATCGTCATCAAGGAGGCCCTGGCACGCGCCAAGGTGGGGCTGGATCAGGTGGGCGAGGTCATCATGGGCCAGGTGCTGGCGGCCGGCTGCGGCCAGAACCCGGCGCGCCAGGCGCTGATGAAGGCCGGCGTCGCCAAGGAAACCCCGGCCCTGACCATCAACGCCGTCTGCGGCTCGGGCCTGAAGGCCGTCATGTTGGCGGCCCAGGCCGTGGCCACGGGCGACAGCGAAATCGTCGTCGCCGGCGGCCAGGAGAACATGAGCCTGTCGCCCCATGTGCTGAATGGCTCGCGCGACGGCCAGCGCATGGGCGACTGGAAAATGGTGGACACCATGATCGTGGACGGCCTGTGGGACGTGTACAACCAGTACCACATGGGCATCACCGCCGAGAACGTGGCCAAGGCCTACGGCATCACGCGCGAGATGCAGGATGCGCTGGCCCTGGCCAGCCAGCAAAAGGCCGCCGCGGCCCAGGACGCCGGCCGCTTTGCCGACGAAATCGTCGGCGTCTCGCTGGCGCAGAAAAAGGGCGACCCAATTCTGTTCAATGCCGACGAATACCTGAACCGCAAGACCAATGCCGAAGCCCTGGCCGGTCTGCGCCCGGCGTTTGACAAGGCCGGGTCGGTGACGGCCGGCAATGCCTCGGGCATCAACGACGGCGCTGCCGCCGTGGTGGTGATGAGCGCCAAGAAGGCGGCGGCCCTGGGCCTCAAGCCCCTGGCGCGCATCGCCGCCTACGGCACCTCCGGCCTGGATCCGGCCACCATGGGCATGGGCCCGGTGCCGGCATCGCGCAAGGCACTGGCCCGCGCCGGCTGGAACGCCGCCGATGTCGACCTGTTCGAGCTCAACGAAGCCTTCGCCGCCCAGGCCTGCGCCGTCAACAAGGAGCTGGCCATCGACCCGGCGCGTGTCAACGTCAACGGCGGGGCGATTGCCATCGGTCACCCCATCGGCGCCTCGGGCTGCCGCGTGCTGGTGACGCTGCTGCACGAGATGCAGCGCCGCGACGCCAGGAAGGGCCTGGCTGCGCTGTGCATTGGCGGCGGCATGGGCGTGTCGCTGGCGCTGGAGCGCTAA
- a CDS encoding class I poly(R)-hydroxyalkanoic acid synthase gives MSNDAAWAESVQQFQQMLSQSWGNMLQAMQPGELNKAMAMPPSTPVNFAGDKLLELQQQYLQDMRALWGQGMLPQMPKTGDRRFAGENWAQNPLSVYSVTAYQMQARALMGMVDAVEADEKTRARIRFGVEQWLAAMSPSNFLAFNADAQKKAIETHGESIAKGVANLLHDMRQGHISMTDESRFEVGRNVATTEGAVVFENELFQLLEYKPLTAKVYERPFLMVPPCINKYYILDLQPENSVIRYAVSQGHRTFVISWRNPDESLGHKTWDDYIEQAVLTAIAKTQEISGVEKINALGFCVGGTMLTNALAVLAARGQDVVASATFLTTLINFADTGILDVFIDENFVRMREMQMGQGGLMKGQDLASTFSFLRPNELVWNYVVGNYLKGETPPPFDLLYWNSDSTNLPGPYYAWYLRNFYLENKLIEPGALTVCGEQLDLRQVKLPVYIYGSREDHIVPADAAYASTQVLPGKKRFVMGASGHIAGVINPPAKNKRSHWVREDGKLPATLQGWLAGADELPGSWWDDWSEWLKGHAGKQIAAPKDYGRAPEFKAIEPAPGRYVKQKA, from the coding sequence ATGAGCAACGACGCCGCATGGGCCGAAAGTGTCCAGCAATTTCAGCAAATGCTCAGCCAGAGCTGGGGCAACATGCTGCAGGCCATGCAGCCGGGGGAGCTGAACAAGGCCATGGCCATGCCACCGAGCACGCCGGTGAACTTTGCCGGCGACAAGTTGCTGGAGCTGCAGCAGCAGTACCTGCAGGACATGCGCGCGCTGTGGGGCCAGGGCATGCTGCCGCAAATGCCCAAGACCGGCGACAGGCGCTTTGCCGGTGAGAACTGGGCACAGAACCCGCTGTCGGTGTATTCGGTCACGGCCTACCAGATGCAGGCGCGCGCCCTGATGGGCATGGTGGATGCCGTGGAGGCCGACGAAAAGACCCGCGCACGCATCCGCTTCGGCGTCGAGCAATGGCTGGCCGCGATGTCGCCCAGCAACTTCCTGGCCTTCAATGCCGACGCGCAGAAGAAGGCGATAGAAACCCACGGCGAGAGCATCGCCAAGGGCGTGGCCAACCTGCTGCACGACATGCGCCAGGGCCATATCTCCATGACCGACGAGAGCCGCTTCGAGGTCGGCCGCAACGTGGCCACGACCGAAGGCGCCGTGGTGTTCGAGAACGAGCTGTTCCAGCTCCTCGAATACAAGCCGCTCACGGCCAAGGTGTACGAGCGCCCCTTCCTCATGGTGCCGCCCTGCATCAACAAGTACTACATCCTGGATCTGCAGCCCGAGAACTCGGTCATCCGCTACGCCGTATCGCAGGGCCACCGCACCTTTGTGATCAGCTGGCGCAACCCCGATGAGTCGCTGGGCCACAAGACCTGGGACGATTACATCGAGCAGGCGGTGCTCACCGCCATCGCCAAGACGCAGGAAATCTCCGGCGTCGAAAAGATCAACGCTCTGGGCTTTTGCGTGGGCGGCACCATGCTCACCAACGCCCTGGCAGTGCTGGCCGCGCGCGGCCAGGATGTGGTGGCCAGCGCCACCTTCCTCACCACGCTGATCAACTTTGCCGACACCGGCATCCTCGACGTTTTCATCGACGAAAACTTCGTGCGCATGCGCGAGATGCAAATGGGACAGGGCGGCCTCATGAAGGGGCAGGATCTGGCCTCCACCTTCAGCTTCCTGCGCCCCAACGAGCTGGTCTGGAACTACGTCGTCGGCAACTACCTCAAGGGCGAGACGCCGCCTCCGTTCGACCTGCTGTACTGGAACAGCGACAGCACCAACCTGCCCGGGCCGTACTACGCCTGGTATCTGCGCAACTTCTACCTGGAGAACAAGCTCATCGAGCCCGGCGCCCTCACGGTGTGCGGCGAACAGCTGGATCTGCGCCAGGTCAAGCTGCCGGTCTACATCTACGGCTCGCGTGAAGACCATATCGTGCCGGCCGATGCCGCCTACGCATCCACCCAGGTGCTGCCGGGCAAGAAGCGCTTCGTCATGGGCGCCTCGGGCCATATCGCCGGCGTGATCAACCCCCCGGCCAAGAACAAGCGCAGCCACTGGGTGCGCGAGGACGGCAAGCTGCCCGCCACGCTGCAAGGCTGGCTGGCCGGGGCCGATGAGCTGCCCGGCAGCTGGTGGGATGACTGGAGCGAATGGCTCAAGGGCCATGCCGGCAAGCAGATCGCCGCCCCCAAGGATTACGGCAGGGCGCCCGAATTCAAGGCCATCGAGCCCGCACCGGGGCGTTACGTCAAGCAAAAGGCCTGA
- the pgeF gene encoding peptidoglycan editing factor PgeF: MTHRIPHDWLQPDWPAPAHVHALCTTRNGGVSAPPWDSFNLGRYVGDAPEAVAANWAALQAAVSARGQPVRPVYLRQVHGTALAALQADTPDGGDADACATRVPGVACTVMAADCLPVLFTNRAGTQVAAAHAGWRGLAAGVLEAAVQSFQAESLVDKAHQATTNIAHQAPQELLAWMGPCIGPQAFEVGPEVREAFCAHDLRAAACFKPHGRAGKLLADLAGLARQRLRAMGVDAIHGNDSSPAWCTVANPSRFFSHRRDSPVLGTSGRMAACIWISG; the protein is encoded by the coding sequence ATGACGCACCGCATTCCCCACGACTGGCTGCAACCCGACTGGCCCGCCCCGGCCCATGTGCATGCGCTGTGCACCACGCGCAATGGCGGCGTGAGCGCGCCGCCCTGGGACAGCTTCAACCTGGGCCGCTACGTAGGCGACGCGCCCGAGGCCGTGGCCGCCAACTGGGCGGCATTGCAGGCGGCTGTCAGCGCGCGCGGCCAGCCGGTGCGCCCGGTGTATCTGCGCCAGGTGCATGGCACGGCGCTGGCGGCCCTGCAGGCCGACACGCCCGACGGCGGCGATGCCGATGCCTGCGCCACACGGGTGCCGGGCGTGGCCTGCACCGTCATGGCCGCGGACTGCCTGCCCGTGCTGTTCACCAACCGCGCCGGCACGCAGGTGGCCGCTGCCCATGCCGGCTGGCGCGGGCTGGCCGCCGGTGTGCTGGAGGCAGCCGTACAGTCATTTCAGGCTGAAAGCCTTGTTGATAAAGCGCATCAAGCTACAACAAATATAGCTCATCAGGCGCCACAGGAATTGCTGGCCTGGATGGGACCCTGCATAGGCCCGCAGGCCTTCGAGGTCGGCCCCGAGGTGCGCGAGGCCTTTTGCGCCCATGACCTGCGGGCCGCTGCCTGCTTCAAGCCCCATGGCCGGGCCGGCAAGCTGCTGGCCGACCTGGCAGGCCTGGCGCGCCAGCGCCTGCGCGCCATGGGCGTGGATGCGATCCATGGCAACGACAGCAGCCCGGCCTGGTGCACGGTGGCCAACCCGTCACGGTTCTTTTCGCACCGGCGCGACAGCCCCGTCCTGGGCACCAGCGGGCGCATGGCTGCCTGCATCTGGATCAGCGGCTGA
- the maiA gene encoding maleylacetoacetate isomerase, with amino-acid sequence MKLYNYFRSSASFRVRIALELKGLPYDYVAVNLLKGEQLLPAYASQLGDALVPALELDDGRLLAQSMAIIEYLDETHPAPALLPGDPIARAHVRALAQLVACEIHPLNNLRVLKYLKRQLQLDDAAKDAWYSHWARQGLQAFERQLLLLDAERKATGQAPSRLCWGDQPTLADCCLVPQIFNAQRFHVELHDLARTMAAFQACMALPAFQRAQPSACPDHGV; translated from the coding sequence ATGAAGCTCTACAACTACTTTCGCTCCTCGGCCTCGTTTCGCGTGCGCATTGCGTTGGAGCTCAAGGGCCTGCCCTACGACTATGTGGCGGTGAACCTGCTCAAGGGCGAACAGCTGCTGCCCGCCTACGCCAGCCAGCTGGGCGACGCGCTGGTGCCGGCGCTTGAGTTGGACGACGGCCGGCTGTTGGCGCAGTCCATGGCCATCATCGAATACCTGGACGAAACCCATCCGGCGCCCGCATTGCTGCCGGGCGACCCCATCGCCCGCGCCCATGTGCGCGCCCTGGCGCAGCTCGTGGCCTGCGAGATCCACCCCTTGAACAATCTGCGTGTGCTCAAGTACCTCAAGCGCCAGCTGCAGCTGGACGACGCCGCCAAGGATGCCTGGTACAGCCACTGGGCACGCCAGGGCCTGCAGGCCTTCGAGCGCCAGCTGCTGCTGCTCGACGCCGAGCGCAAGGCCACCGGCCAGGCTCCCTCGCGCCTGTGCTGGGGCGACCAGCCCACGCTGGCCGACTGTTGCCTGGTGCCGCAAATCTTCAATGCCCAGCGTTTCCATGTCGAACTGCATGACCTGGCGCGCACCATGGCGGCTTTCCAGGCCTGCATGGCGTTGCCGGCTTTCCAGCGCGCCCAGCCGTCGGCCTGCCCGGACCATGGGGTTTGA
- a CDS encoding fumarylacetoacetate hydrolase family protein, which produces MSYVIPPAAPASVPVVGRAERFAVHRIYCVGRNYAEHAREMGFTGREPPFFFMKPADAVLPVAQGETGHLPYPTLTQDLHHEIELVVAIGQGGSNIAAQDALQHVWGYAVGLDMTRRDLQAEAKKQGRPWCIAKGFDASAPIGPITPAAQAGNVQQAAIWLQVNGADRQRSNVSQLIWNIAETIEHLSQAWELRPGDLIFTGTPEGVNAVARGDVLEGGIDGLCPLRVAVA; this is translated from the coding sequence ATGAGCTATGTCATCCCCCCCGCAGCCCCGGCCAGCGTACCCGTTGTCGGCCGCGCCGAGCGTTTTGCCGTGCACCGCATCTACTGCGTGGGCCGCAACTACGCCGAGCACGCCAGGGAGATGGGCTTTACCGGGCGCGAGCCGCCGTTCTTCTTCATGAAGCCGGCCGACGCCGTACTGCCCGTGGCCCAGGGCGAGACCGGCCACCTGCCCTACCCCACGCTGACCCAGGATCTGCACCACGAGATCGAACTCGTCGTGGCCATAGGCCAGGGCGGCAGCAACATCGCCGCGCAGGATGCGCTGCAGCATGTCTGGGGCTACGCCGTGGGCCTGGACATGACGCGCCGCGACCTGCAGGCCGAGGCCAAGAAGCAGGGCCGCCCCTGGTGCATCGCCAAGGGCTTTGACGCCAGCGCGCCCATCGGCCCCATCACTCCTGCGGCTCAGGCCGGCAATGTGCAGCAGGCCGCGATCTGGTTGCAGGTCAACGGCGCAGACCGCCAGCGCAGCAACGTCAGCCAGCTGATCTGGAACATCGCCGAGACCATTGAACATCTGTCACAAGCCTGGGAGCTGCGGCCCGGCGACCTGATCTTCACCGGCACGCCCGAGGGCGTGAACGCGGTGGCGCGCGGCGATGTGCTGGAGGGCGGCATCGACGGCCTGTGCCCGCTGCGCGTGGCCGTGGCCTGA
- a CDS encoding NUDIX hydrolase translates to MIFRRPIKHCRECGAAVTYRLPDDGDTRARAICPACNTIHYENPLMVVGTVPVLGERVLLCKRNIEPRWGKWTLPAGFMELGETAEQGAARETDEEAGALITMGPLFSLLSVPQVGQVHIFYLATVLSERFDPGHETLEARLFAEDEIPWDEIAFRTVKRTLECFFADRRGGQFGVHSYDIL, encoded by the coding sequence ATGATCTTTCGCCGCCCCATCAAGCATTGCCGCGAATGCGGCGCGGCCGTGACCTACCGCCTGCCCGACGATGGCGACACGCGCGCACGCGCCATATGCCCGGCCTGCAACACCATCCATTACGAGAACCCGTTGATGGTGGTGGGCACGGTGCCCGTGCTGGGCGAGCGCGTGCTGCTGTGCAAGCGCAACATCGAGCCGCGCTGGGGCAAGTGGACGCTGCCGGCCGGCTTCATGGAGCTGGGCGAAACGGCCGAACAAGGCGCCGCGCGCGAGACCGACGAAGAGGCCGGCGCCCTGATCACGATGGGGCCGCTGTTCTCCCTGCTCAGCGTGCCCCAGGTGGGGCAGGTGCATATCTTCTACCTGGCGACGGTGCTCAGCGAGCGCTTCGACCCCGGCCACGAGACGCTGGAGGCGCGGCTCTTTGCCGAGGACGAAATCCCCTGGGACGAGATCGCCTTTCGGACCGTCAAGCGCACGCTGGAATGCTTTTTTGCCGACCGCCGCGGTGGGCAGTTCGGCGTGCACTCCTACGACATTCTTTAG
- a CDS encoding penicillin-binding protein 1A → MVFFDSLRARTAGLCAALVRRPDSWLSAHGLLWLLAVLALAVVLYVLALIPFTPAISDIRKAKSDQPAQLVSSDGRLLAEYRWVNREWVPLSTIARPVVDALIATEDHRFYEHFGLDWRRTASAMVRTFGGERQGGSTITQQLARNLYPEDIGRAPTLTRKIKEAITALKIEWLYSKDEILETYLNTVPFLYNAYGIEMAARTYFDKSADRLTVLESATLVGMLKGTAYYNPVLNPERAQERRNTVLAQMKKRGKLASAEYDKLAKRPLRIRFERQSELSGLAPHLAQQLRRQLIDWADRNGYSLYSDGLVIRTTIDGRLQEMANQAVQRQGRQLQGVADVAWAPRAAWSARSPLVQQLVRESPQYDKAVAAGATPEEALQQLLADGDFLRRLRAAKTRVQAGFLALDPRSGAVLAWVGSRDFEQDPFDHVQAARRQPGSTFKPFVYGAAFAKGMLPTDQLMDQAVEIPLGGKQVWRPTDGRTPPSNEPMQLRDGLAYSKNTITAQLMQQVGPQQVAQLARAMGVRESRLEAVPALALGTSAVTLKEMVAAYGTIASGGLYRAPTVITRIEDKNGKLLEAFQSAAPERALGLAAAQQLRDALRGAVDKGTGVAIRARYGITADVAGKTGTTQDNTDGWFILMHPQLVAGAWAGFNDGRITLRSDYWGQGAHSALPMVGDVFRQALRGKIIDARERFIDEEESSWIATATGTLRNWVYDLFGRPTGQQASPAAVPAPEAPRAPVPAASAPPQDERPEITEAPLVPLQEVAPRAPAADPPVWVDQPDAQPVQPYAPPPAMDSAALQPATFNLDR, encoded by the coding sequence ATGGTGTTTTTCGATTCCTTGCGTGCGCGCACGGCCGGGCTGTGCGCGGCGCTGGTGCGCCGGCCCGACTCCTGGCTGTCCGCCCATGGCCTGCTGTGGCTGCTGGCGGTGCTGGCGCTGGCGGTTGTTCTGTACGTGCTGGCGCTGATCCCGTTCACGCCCGCCATCAGCGACATCCGCAAGGCCAAGAGCGATCAGCCGGCGCAGCTGGTCTCCAGCGACGGGCGCCTGCTGGCCGAATACCGCTGGGTGAACCGCGAATGGGTGCCGCTTTCCACCATCGCCAGGCCGGTGGTGGATGCGCTGATCGCCACCGAGGACCACCGCTTTTATGAGCACTTTGGCCTGGACTGGCGGCGCACTGCATCGGCCATGGTGCGCACCTTTGGGGGCGAGCGCCAGGGCGGCTCCACCATCACCCAGCAGCTGGCGCGCAACCTGTACCCTGAGGACATTGGCCGCGCCCCCACGCTCACACGCAAGATCAAGGAGGCCATCACGGCGCTGAAGATCGAGTGGTTGTACTCCAAGGACGAGATCCTGGAGACCTACCTGAACACCGTGCCCTTTCTCTACAACGCCTATGGCATAGAGATGGCTGCGCGTACCTATTTCGACAAATCGGCCGACAGGCTGACGGTGCTGGAGAGTGCCACGCTGGTCGGCATGCTCAAGGGCACGGCCTACTACAACCCGGTGCTCAACCCGGAGCGCGCGCAAGAGCGGCGCAACACCGTGCTGGCGCAGATGAAGAAGCGCGGCAAGCTCGCGAGCGCCGAGTACGACAAGCTCGCCAAGCGCCCGCTGCGCATACGCTTCGAGCGCCAGAGCGAGCTGTCCGGCCTGGCCCCGCACCTGGCGCAGCAGCTGCGCCGCCAGCTCATCGACTGGGCCGATCGCAATGGCTACAGCCTGTACAGCGACGGCCTGGTGATACGCACCACCATCGACGGCCGGCTGCAGGAAATGGCAAACCAGGCCGTGCAGCGCCAGGGCCGGCAGCTGCAGGGCGTGGCCGATGTCGCCTGGGCGCCACGCGCCGCCTGGAGCGCCAGGAGCCCGCTGGTGCAGCAGCTGGTGCGCGAGTCGCCCCAGTACGACAAGGCCGTGGCGGCCGGCGCCACGCCCGAGGAGGCGCTGCAGCAACTGCTGGCCGATGGCGATTTTTTGCGCCGGCTGCGCGCCGCCAAGACGCGCGTGCAGGCCGGCTTCCTGGCGCTCGATCCGAGGAGCGGGGCGGTGCTGGCCTGGGTGGGCAGCCGCGACTTCGAGCAGGACCCGTTCGACCATGTGCAGGCCGCCCGGCGCCAGCCCGGCTCCACCTTCAAGCCCTTCGTCTACGGCGCGGCCTTCGCCAAGGGCATGCTGCCCACCGACCAGCTGATGGATCAGGCCGTGGAGATACCACTGGGCGGCAAGCAGGTCTGGCGCCCCACGGACGGGCGCACGCCGCCCAGCAACGAGCCCATGCAGCTGCGCGACGGCCTGGCGTATTCCAAGAACACCATCACCGCCCAGCTGATGCAGCAGGTGGGGCCGCAGCAGGTGGCGCAGCTGGCACGCGCCATGGGCGTGCGCGAATCCAGGCTGGAGGCCGTGCCCGCGCTGGCTCTGGGCACCAGCGCGGTCACCTTGAAGGAAATGGTGGCCGCCTACGGCACCATCGCCAGCGGCGGGCTCTACCGGGCGCCCACGGTGATCACCCGCATCGAGGACAAGAACGGCAAGCTGCTCGAAGCCTTCCAGAGCGCTGCGCCCGAGCGCGCGCTGGGCCTGGCCGCCGCACAGCAGCTGCGCGACGCGCTGCGCGGCGCCGTGGACAAGGGTACGGGCGTGGCGATACGCGCGCGCTACGGCATCACCGCCGACGTGGCCGGCAAGACCGGCACCACGCAGGACAACACCGACGGCTGGTTCATCCTGATGCACCCGCAGCTGGTGGCCGGCGCCTGGGCCGGCTTCAACGACGGGCGCATCACGCTGCGCAGCGACTACTGGGGCCAGGGCGCGCACAGCGCACTGCCCATGGTGGGCGATGTGTTCCGCCAGGCGCTGCGCGGCAAGATCATCGATGCGCGCGAGCGCTTCATCGACGAGGAGGAAAGCAGCTGGATCGCCACGGCCACGGGCACGCTGCGCAACTGGGTCTATGACCTGTTTGGCCGCCCCACAGGCCAGCAGGCCAGCCCGGCTGCCGTGCCCGCGCCCGAGGCGCCCCGCGCCCCCGTGCCTGCGGCCAGCGCCCCGCCGCAGGACGAGCGTCCCGAGATTACCGAGGCACCGCTGGTGCCGCTGCAGGAAGTGGCACCGCGCGCCCCGGCGGCCGATCCGCCGGTATGGGTGGACCAGCCCGATGCGCAGCCGGTGCAACCGTACGCGCCGCCGCCGGCAATGGATTCGGCCGCCTTGCAGCCGGCGACTTTCAATCTCGATCGCTAA
- the rssA gene encoding patatin-like phospholipase RssA, with protein MALARREPKVGLALGSGSARGWAHIGVLQVLRDEGVHLDMVCGSSIGALVGAAYAAGELERFAEWVQTLGLREVFGFMDFNLAGGMLKGEKLIAFWRRHFADFDIDASPLPFACVATDLHSGAEVWLRDGSIADAVRASIALPGLFTPVVHADGRLLVDGGLVNPVPTSLARAMGADIVIGVDLNADIVQRHMHPLAVVRESQPGDGPEALPAPEPAHNGDWMRRLKFWAGSNGKAPAPKQPSMLDVMMTSVNIMQMRITRSRMAGDPPEVVIAPRLSHLGQLDFHRAQEAIDEGRRAAQASLPQLRQFMG; from the coding sequence ATGGCCCTGGCACGGCGCGAACCCAAGGTAGGCCTGGCGCTGGGCAGCGGCTCGGCGCGCGGCTGGGCGCATATCGGCGTGCTGCAGGTGTTGCGCGACGAGGGCGTGCACCTTGACATGGTCTGCGGCTCGTCGATCGGCGCCCTGGTGGGCGCGGCCTATGCGGCGGGCGAGCTGGAGCGCTTTGCCGAATGGGTGCAGACCCTGGGGCTGCGCGAGGTGTTCGGCTTCATGGACTTCAATCTGGCGGGCGGCATGCTCAAGGGCGAAAAGCTGATCGCCTTCTGGCGCCGGCATTTTGCCGACTTCGACATCGATGCGTCTCCGCTGCCCTTCGCCTGTGTGGCGACCGATCTGCACTCGGGCGCCGAGGTCTGGCTGCGCGACGGCTCGATCGCCGACGCCGTGCGCGCATCGATTGCACTGCCCGGTCTGTTCACGCCGGTGGTGCATGCCGACGGGCGGCTGCTGGTCGATGGCGGCCTGGTGAATCCCGTGCCCACCTCGCTGGCGCGTGCCATGGGGGCCGACATCGTCATCGGCGTGGACTTGAACGCCGACATCGTGCAGCGCCATATGCACCCCCTGGCCGTGGTGCGCGAGAGCCAGCCGGGCGACGGCCCCGAGGCCCTGCCCGCGCCCGAACCCGCGCACAACGGCGACTGGATGCGGCGCCTGAAGTTCTGGGCCGGCAGCAATGGCAAGGCGCCGGCACCCAAGCAGCCGTCGATGCTGGACGTGATGATGACCAGCGTGAACATCATGCAGATGCGCATCACGCGAAGCCGCATGGCCGGCGACCCGCCCGAGGTGGTGATAGCGCCGCGCCTGTCGCACCTGGGCCAGCTGGACTTTCACCGCGCCCAGGAGGCCATCGACGAAGGCCGCCGCGCTGCCCAGGCCAGCCTGCCGCAGCTGCGTCAGTTCATGGGCTGA